A DNA window from Streptomyces parvus contains the following coding sequences:
- a CDS encoding aspartate-semialdehyde dehydrogenase, producing the protein MKVGIVGATGQVGTVMLRILAERSFPVDELRLFASARSAGSTIDFQGSPVTVEDASTADYTGLDIVLFSAGGATSKALAEKVAAQGAVVIDNSSAWRKDPEVPLVVSEVNPHAAKVRPKGIIANPNCTTMAAMPVLRPLHAEAGLEALTVATYQAVSGSGLAGVSELHGQASKVVADAEKLVHDGEAVDFPEPGVYKRPIAFNVLPLAGSIVDDGSFETDEEQKLRNESRKILEIPELKVSGTCVRVPVFSGHSLQINARFARPIGVERAVELLKDAEGVELSEIPTPLQAAGKDASYVGRIRVDETVDNGLALFVSNDNLRKGAALNAVQIAELVAAELKG; encoded by the coding sequence GTGAAGGTCGGAATCGTCGGCGCCACCGGTCAGGTCGGCACAGTCATGCTCAGGATCCTGGCCGAGCGCTCCTTCCCGGTCGACGAGCTGCGGCTGTTCGCCTCCGCCCGGTCCGCGGGCTCCACGATCGACTTCCAGGGCTCCCCCGTCACCGTCGAGGACGCCTCCACGGCCGACTACACCGGCCTCGACATCGTGCTGTTCTCCGCCGGCGGCGCGACCTCGAAGGCGCTGGCCGAGAAGGTCGCCGCCCAGGGCGCCGTGGTGATCGACAACTCCTCCGCCTGGCGCAAGGACCCCGAGGTCCCCCTCGTCGTCTCCGAGGTCAACCCGCACGCGGCGAAGGTCCGCCCCAAGGGGATCATCGCCAACCCGAACTGCACCACGATGGCCGCGATGCCGGTGCTGCGCCCGCTGCACGCCGAGGCCGGCCTCGAAGCGCTGACCGTCGCCACTTACCAGGCCGTCTCCGGCTCCGGGCTCGCCGGAGTCTCCGAGCTCCACGGCCAGGCATCCAAGGTCGTCGCCGACGCCGAGAAGCTGGTCCACGACGGCGAGGCCGTGGACTTCCCCGAACCCGGCGTCTACAAGCGTCCGATCGCCTTCAACGTGCTGCCGCTGGCCGGCTCGATCGTCGACGACGGCTCGTTCGAGACGGACGAGGAGCAGAAGCTCCGCAACGAGTCCCGCAAGATCCTGGAGATTCCGGAGCTGAAGGTCTCCGGCACCTGCGTCCGGGTCCCGGTCTTCTCCGGCCACTCGCTCCAGATCAACGCCCGCTTCGCCCGGCCGATCGGCGTCGAGCGCGCCGTGGAGCTGCTCAAGGACGCCGAGGGCGTCGAGCTGTCCGAGATCCCGACCCCGCTCCAGGCGGCGGGCAAGGACGCCAGTTACGTCGGCCGCATCCGGGTGGACGAGACGGTGGACAACGGCCTCGCGCTGTTCGTCTCCAACGACAACCTCCGCAAGGGCGCGGCGCTGAACGCCGTGCAGATCGCGGAGCTGGTGGCGGCCGAGCTGAAGGGCTGA